The Candidatus Woesearchaeota archaeon DNA window ATCATAATAGCAGGCACCAGCCTCGGACTTCTCAAGCTCATAAAGCTTTATGAAAAATGAGCTGCCAAAGAACAATGAGAGAGACCAAAGAACAGAAAAAGAAGAGGATAGCGAAGATTATAATTCTCCTCAGCAAAAATCATGGGAACACGATGCTAGCCAGGCTTTCCCATATGGGTGCATATAAATCCCTCATCAGCACAATACTCAGCGCAAGGGCAAGAGATGAAACAACAGAAGTTCTCGCAAAAGAGCTGTTCAGGAAATACAGGACAATGAAATCTCTGGCAGATGCGCCGCTCCCTCAACTGGAAAAGGATATCAAGAAGAGCGGATTCTACAAGCAGAAAGCCAGACGGATCAAAGAAGTTTCTCAGATAATCCTGACAAAGCACAGAGGAAAAGTTCCAGAGACAATGGAAGAGCTGACTGCGCTTCCCGGAGTGGGCAGGAAGACAGCAGGGTGCGTGCTCGTGTATGCGTTCGGCAAACAGGCGATACCTGTCGACACACATGTGCATAGGATATCAAACAGGCTGGGTCTTGTCGAGACAAAGGCTCCTGAGAAGACAGAGCAGGAGCTCATGAAGCTCGTGCCTAAGAACAGATGGCACCTGGTGAATGACCTCCTGGTCAATCATGGAAAGACAATATGCAATCCAATCACGCCTTCATGCTCAAGATGCGAGATATCAAAACTATGCCCAAGAAAGAAAGTTACGAGGTGGAAATGAATGGCCAAAGCCCTCTATATGGATGATTCATACATGAAGGAATTCGATGCAAAGGTCACTGATGCAGACGGGAAGAACATCGAGCTTGACCAGACAGCGTTCTATCCTGAATCTGGAGGCCAGCCGGCTGACCACGGAAAACTGGTCAAGGAGGGCGTCGAGTACATGGTATTGCACACAAAGAAGGACAAAGGAAGGATTGTCCATGAAGTGGACAGGGAAGGGCTTTCTGTCGGCGATGAAGTGCATGGGGTGATTGACTGGGAAAGGAGATACAGGCTGATGAGGAGCCATACAGCAGCACATGTCGTCTCAGGGATGTTCTCCAAGACAACAGAGGCCAAGATTACAGGCAACCAGCTGGGGCTCGACAAGATCAGGATAGACTTCAATCTCGAGAACTTCGACAGGGAAGTGATAGAATCCCTGATCACAAGATCAAATGAGCTGATACACAAGAACCTTGATATCAAAGCATATGGGATGCCCCGTGAAGAGGTCGAGAAGAATCCAGACATGGTCAAACTGGCTGCAGGACTGCCGCCGGGGATCAAGGTGCTGCGCATCGTCGAGATAGATGGATTCGACAGCCAGCCAGATGGCGGAACGCATGTCAGGAACACATCAGAAGTGGGCGAGCTCGAGATACTGAAGATGGAGAACAAAGGAGCGAGCAACAGAAGGGTTTATATCAGGCTGAAGGAGTAGAATTGAGTGGCACTGGTCACTAGACAGTTGCGAGGAATTCTTTTAAACTGGCTGTGAAGATTTCATTATCACATGATAAGGAACTCATTTGTATTTCTGGACAAGATTGGCCTGACAAAGGAAAAACTCATATGGCAGAGCGGGGTCAGGCACTGGGACGATTTCCTGAGGGCGGGAAGCGTATCAGGGATAGGCAAAGCAAGGAAATTCTATTACAATATGCAGGTCAGGAATGCAGAGAAAGAGCTTGAAAAGGATAACTCATGCTTCTTTGCAGACAGGATGCCCAAATCAGAGATGTGGAGATTATATGAAACTTTCAAGGATGATGCGCTCTTCCTGGATATAGAGACCACAGAACATTATGGAGACATCACAGTGATAGGGATGTATGACGGAAAGGAAAGCAATTTCATGGTGCGCGGATTCAATCTTGACAAAGATAAATTCTATGCCTATCTAGAGCAGTTCAAGCTGATAATAACATATAACGGACTGAGCTTTGACCAGCCAGTCATCGAGAGATATTTCGGCAAGAAATTCACAAAGATACCTCATCTTGACCTGCGGCACGCATGTGCAAGGATAGGATTGGTCGGCGGACTGAAGACAGTTGAAAGAACCCTTGGTATAGATAGAGATGAGGAAGTTGCAAATGTGATGGGAAGCGATGCAATATATCTCTGGAGCATGTGGAAGGCAACAGGAAAAAGAGAATACCTGGACAGGCTGATCAGATACAATGAATATGACATCGTGAACCTCAAGCCAATAGCAGAGCATGTCTGCTCTGAATTGAGCCAAACACTAAATGCCCTAAGCCCACAACATTTATAAAGAGGCCGGGTTGCCACTGCGGAAAAGACGTTCAAGGTGATCATATGCAACCATATCAAAAAACCATAGAAAAATTCTATCCACAAGCATCACCAATGGAAGACTCCCTGGGGGAGATGCAGACAATGCTGTCAGACATGGGATTCAGATCCGGGCAGACCCAGATCATCACATCCCTCTGCAGAGATGATATACTAAACCCATTCCATCAATATGTTGAAAGCCTCTGGAAAGATACAGACGGATCTTTCAGGCTAGGCGGTCTTGTGGGCTTTCCAACAGGGGGCGCGACAGGCATGGGTGCAGCGATGCATCATGCGCCTAACACAAAAGGCCCTGAAAGATATCTCATTTTTGCCGGAGCCCATGTCTCTATAGGACAGAATGGAGTCTTTGGAGACCTGACAAGAAATTATAGAGCGGGGAATACAGGTGCATGCGGGGCAGCACTGAAATTCCTTGGCAGATTAGAAAGCGATCCAGAATACAAACCAACACCCAACAGGGCAGACAGGGAGCAATATTATGCAGAGACAACTCTCCTGAAGAATGCGGCTTCAATATTGGGCCATGAATCCAGGAGCGATAGGGTGCATGCGCTTACCCAGCATTCAGCCAAGCATATTGATAGTGATCTTGACGAGACACTTGCAGCTACTGGGATCACGAAGAATGGAACACCATTTGCACTTATACTGGCAGATTTCCTGCACACACCAGAAGGATTGTTCCTACAGCTCAATAAGGATAGGAGTGTCATCCAGAATGAGAACGGAGTATACAGCTTCAACTAATGCAGCAATCCAATAAATTTATATATCAATTTCTTTAATTTTTCAATTCGGGGTTTTTAAATCATAATTATCCAATAATCAGAGGTGCAAAAATGGATGTATTTGAAAATGTGATGAAATTTCTCGAGAAGATCAGGAAGATAAAAGGCCTGACACCAGAAGAATTCAAGATATTATCAGAGCCCAGGAAAGTGTTCAGGTTCGACATCCCAGTGACCCTTGACAATGGGGAGAAGAAGACCTACCAAGGATACAGGGTGCAGTACAACAATGCAAGAGGCCCGACAAAAGGGGGCATAAGATATCATCCTGATGTGTCACTCGCAGAGGTCAAAGCCCTCGCATTCTGGATGACGCTGAAATGCGCAGTCGTCGACATACCATACGGCGGCGCAAAGGGAGGGGTCATAATAAACCCAAAAGTCCTCTCACAGCAGGAACTGGAAAAAGTCTCGCGCGGATTCATCCAGGCAATCCATGACGAAGTAGGGCCAGACAAGGACATACCAGCACCAGATGTGTATACAAACCCCCAGGTCATGGCGTGGATGCTCGACGAGTTCGAGAAGATAAAAGGAGGCCACTATCCAGCTTTCATAACAGGCAAGCCGCTTGAGCTCGGCGGAAGTGCAGGAAGGATGTTCTCAACATCCCAGGGAGGGGCCTACTGCGTCAGGGAGATGGCAAAAGTCTACAGACTGGAGCCCCACAAGACAAGGATAATAGTGCAGGGCTTCGGCAATGTTGGAAGCTTCATGGTGCAGATACTCGCAGACTGGGGATACACAGTAGTGGGGGTCAGCGATTCAAAGGGCGCCCTCTACAGAAAGGATGGCCTGGATATTGACGCTGTCACAAAGCACAAGCAGGAGAAAGGAAGCTTTGAAGGATTCCCGGACGCACAATATATCACAAATGCAGACCTGCTCGAATCAGAATGCGACATACTGGTCCCGGCAGCGCT harbors:
- a CDS encoding endonuclease III, with translation MRETKEQKKKRIAKIIILLSKNHGNTMLARLSHMGAYKSLISTILSARARDETTEVLAKELFRKYRTMKSLADAPLPQLEKDIKKSGFYKQKARRIKEVSQIILTKHRGKVPETMEELTALPGVGRKTAGCVLVYAFGKQAIPVDTHVHRISNRLGLVETKAPEKTEQELMKLVPKNRWHLVNDLLVNHGKTICNPITPSCSRCEISKLCPRKKVTRWK
- a CDS encoding alanyl-tRNA editing protein is translated as MAKALYMDDSYMKEFDAKVTDADGKNIELDQTAFYPESGGQPADHGKLVKEGVEYMVLHTKKDKGRIVHEVDREGLSVGDEVHGVIDWERRYRLMRSHTAAHVVSGMFSKTTEAKITGNQLGLDKIRIDFNLENFDREVIESLITRSNELIHKNLDIKAYGMPREEVEKNPDMVKLAAGLPPGIKVLRIVEIDGFDSQPDGGTHVRNTSEVGELEILKMENKGASNRRVYIRLKE
- a CDS encoding ribonuclease H-like domain-containing protein, which gives rise to MIRNSFVFLDKIGLTKEKLIWQSGVRHWDDFLRAGSVSGIGKARKFYYNMQVRNAEKELEKDNSCFFADRMPKSEMWRLYETFKDDALFLDIETTEHYGDITVIGMYDGKESNFMVRGFNLDKDKFYAYLEQFKLIITYNGLSFDQPVIERYFGKKFTKIPHLDLRHACARIGLVGGLKTVERTLGIDRDEEVANVMGSDAIYLWSMWKATGKREYLDRLIRYNEYDIVNLKPIAEHVCSELSQTLNALSPQHL
- a CDS encoding Glu/Leu/Phe/Val dehydrogenase; the protein is MDVFENVMKFLEKIRKIKGLTPEEFKILSEPRKVFRFDIPVTLDNGEKKTYQGYRVQYNNARGPTKGGIRYHPDVSLAEVKALAFWMTLKCAVVDIPYGGAKGGVIINPKVLSQQELEKVSRGFIQAIHDEVGPDKDIPAPDVYTNPQVMAWMLDEFEKIKGGHYPAFITGKPLELGGSAGRMFSTSQGGAYCVREMAKVYRLEPHKTRIIVQGFGNVGSFMVQILADWGYTVVGVSDSKGALYRKDGLDIDAVTKHKQEKGSFEGFPDAQYITNADLLESECDILVPAALEGVITAENAGKIKAKYVIELANGPTTPEADEILFKKGIFLVPDVLANAGGVTVSYFEWVQNRMGYYWEEAEVLAKLDRIMIRAFKEVYDTSQEYKVDMRTGSYIVAIERVLKAEKLRGNV